ACGATATTGTTGCTGCATTTGAAGGTTTGGAGCAAACCCAAGCCGCAGGGCCTTTTGCCGCCGAACCAGCCGGTAAATTCGAAGTCACGGAAACGAAGCGCAGCTCTGACGACGGGTCGGATGCGGGCGGCGGCTTGATGAGCGTAATGCGCGGCGGGCGTGTGTTTGAGAAAGTGGGCGTCAACGTCTCAACGGTTTACGGCACATTGGGAGAGCGCGCGCAAAAAGCTATGGCGGCGCGTGGAGTCCCGGGCATGGATCAAGACCCGCGGTTTTGGGCGTCGGGCATCAGCCTCGTGGCGCATATGCAGAACCCGCAAACGCCAGCGGTTCATATGAACACCCGGATGTTCTGGACGCCGGGTGCGTGGTGGTTTGGCGGCGGGTCAGACCTGAACCCCTGTATTGAGCGCGATGAGGACACCGCGTTCTTTCACGGTGTTCTGAAGAATTACTGCGACAAGCATGACGGCGAGTATTACCCACGCTTCAAGAAGTGGGCGGATGAGTACTTCTATGTCCCTCACCGGAACCGTGCGCGTGGGGTCGGTGGCATCTTCTACGATGATCTGAACACCGGCGATTGGGATCGTGACTTTGCGTTTACGCAAGACGTGGGCCGCGCTTTCCTACCCGCCTTCATGGGGGTTACCGAAAAGTG
Above is a window of Litoreibacter janthinus DNA encoding:
- the hemF gene encoding oxygen-dependent coproporphyrinogen oxidase, with the protein product MTADFDTKKAQASAWFRSLRDDIVAAFEGLEQTQAAGPFAAEPAGKFEVTETKRSSDDGSDAGGGLMSVMRGGRVFEKVGVNVSTVYGTLGERAQKAMAARGVPGMDQDPRFWASGISLVAHMQNPQTPAVHMNTRMFWTPGAWWFGGGSDLNPCIERDEDTAFFHGVLKNYCDKHDGEYYPRFKKWADEYFYVPHRNRARGVGGIFYDDLNTGDWDRDFAFTQDVGRAFLPAFMGVTEKWRAAPWTDADKEAQLVHRGLYAEYNLVYDRGTKFGLETGHDANAVLMSLPPLAKWI